A region of the Marinibacterium anthonyi genome:
CACCTGAACGCCAAGGTCATCAAGCCGGCGGTCTCCGAGGTGAACAAGTCGTCCAACATCCTGATCGAGCCCGAGACGCGCAAGGCGGGGCGCACGATAACCGATATCCGCTTCCGGATCCGCGAGAACCCGCAGCTGGCGATCCTGGACATGGACGACGGCGAGGGCGCGCGCCACGGGCAGGTCTACGCGCGGCTGCGCGAGCTGGGGGTCAGCGACCGGCTGGCGCGGCAGTGGATATCGTCCCATGGCGAGGCGCAGGTGGCGGCGCGGCTGGATTACGTGGGCGGGCGCAAGAACGTGCGGTCGACGGTGGGCTACCTGAAGGCGGCGCTTGATGGCGAATACGGGGGCCAAGATGCGCCGCCGGCGGAACCGACATCGGGCCGGGCGCTGCGGCTGGCCCGGGTGAACGCGGCGGTGAAGGCGCGCACGCCGACGCAAAGGGATGCGGACAAGCGGATGTTCCTGTCGCGGATCGACGATGCGGCCCGGCGGCTGGATTTCGAACGCTTCGGCTGGATGTCGGCGCTGAACGCGGCCGAGATCGTGGCCTTCTGGCGGGCGTTTCAGCCCGAGCTGTTCGAGGATCTGCCAGAGGAATAGGGCCGAAGCGGTCGCGAATCTTTGCCCTGTTCCCGCCGATTGATGCTGATTCGGTAGCATATCCTCGCCGAAACGGCACAGAATCACATTTTCCGCGAGCGGGTACTGAGAATTTGCCCGGTGTTTTGGCTGCAACACTCCGCAAATGTCCTGTGACCAGCTTTGGCGCCCTGGTACGGAATGCCGCGACTGCGGAATCGGCGGCTACAAGGCTTGTATTGCTTGCCTTTCCAAATTCTGCCGGTGCGACATTCCCGGTGCGGGAACATGTCGCAGGACAACAGGCCGGCGCCTTTGCGGGTACAGGGATGGTGCATGGTAACGCCTGACGCACGGGAAGGTTCCGGAAAAGATTGGTCGAAATGGCTACAAGCGGTTTACCGCCGATCTGCAATCGGGTTACCCTTCTTGTCACGGGCATAAATCGAGCCGCCGAATAATGGCAAACCGCCCGTCAGGACTTCAAAGATCGTGCGCTGGTTCTCCCCTCGGCAACCATATGTTGTGGGGCCGGAGGAGATTTGCGCGCACCACCGAGGCGAGCAAATTGGGCAAAATCACAAGCTTCTGGGGCCTTCTGTCGGCCTACTGGACATCGGAGCGCTGGCGCGAAGCCTGGATCCTGTCGGCCATCGTTATCGGCCTGACGACCCTGCTGAGCAAGGCCAGCGTCTGGACCGCGACGGCAAGCGCGGATTTCCTGGCATCGTTGACCAATTTCCACACCGGCGAGCTTGGCGCGCGTCCGGGGCACGTGGTCATGTTGGCGGCGCTGGCCTTCCTGGCGATCTTCCTGGCGCGGACGGCGGGCGTGGCGGTGCGCCATTTCGTGTCGGCGACGCTGCACCGGCGGGCGCGCGGCTGGCTGGTGGGGCAGTTCGACAGTTCGGTCCTGGCAAACGAACGCATCGCCTTCGACCTGATGAGCGACCGGACCGAGGTCAACGGGGCCTCGCGGTTGCCGGATGCCATCGACCAGCGGATCGACGAATGTTCGATCGGGCTTTACGGCGGTATCATCGGGCTGGCCATGGGGCTGTGGGGGGCGATCACCTCGATCTGGTTCATCTCGGCCGCGATCCTGGAACGCAGCCAGCCGGTGCCGTTCCTGGACCGCTGGGGCGCGTCGGCCAACGCGGCGCTGGTCGATTGGTTCGGGCCGGTGGGTGCCAAGATCAACCTGGTGCCGGGCGATTACGGATCGGCCCTGATGGCGGCGGCGCTGATCGTCGTCTACGTGCCGACCATTACGTATGTGGCCTGGCTGCTGGGGCGGATCATCGAACGGCTGAACCTGGAACGCCAGCGGCGCAACGGCGCCTGGCGGGGCGAATGGGGCGGTTTGCTGAACCGCGTCGCGCAGATGGCCGCGTCGCGGGGCGAGCGGGCGCAGCGGCGGATCAACGGCAAGCTTTACGCCGATGTCGATGAAACCTGGGGCCGGCAGAACAAGCTGGACGCCGGGATGATGATGTTCTCCAACACCTACGGGTTCCTGTCCAGCCGCCTGCTGGCCTACCTGCCGGCGCTGCCGTCCTACATGGCCGGGCACCTGTCGTTCCGCAATTTCGCCGCCTCGTCCGAACTGACGGCCGAACTGATCGCCGACGTGTCCTGGTTCATCAACGTGATGCCGGCGATTGCGACGCTGAAGGCCAACGCCGCCCGCCTGACCGAAGTCGCGCAGGCCGTGGACCGGGTGCAGGCGCGCAAGGATTTCTATGCCGAGACCGGCGTCAGCAAGTTCGACCGGGTGCGCACGCAAACCGGCCCGCTGCTGGCGCTGAAGAACCTGGGGCTCTGCCACAAGGGGCTCGATTCCGAACCCTTCGTCGCGGTGCCGCAGATGGATCTGTACCCGGGCGACCGCGTCTTTCTGCGCGGCCAGAACGGGTGCGGCAAAAGCAGCCTGCTGAAGGCGGTTGCCGGGCTCTGGCCCTATGGCGAAGGCCAGGTGGCGTTGCGCGAAGGGGCCGAGATGTTCTTTGCCGGGCAGGAACCGGATGTTCCCGACCGTCTGACCCTGAAGGCGCTGGTCACCTATCCGGATTTCCCCGAACAGCAGACGGACATCGCGGTGGCCCATGTCCTGGCGCGCGTCGGGCTGGGGGATTTCATCAACTGCCTCGAAGACGACCTGCATCATGGCAAGAACTGGCGCAACGTCTTCTCGGGCGGTCAGAAGCAACGCCTTGTTCTCGCACGGATTCTTCTGGCAAAGCCCAAGGTCCTGCTGCTGGACGAGGCGACCTCGGCGCTGGATGTGGATGCCGTGGTGGACTTCCATCTCACCCTGTGCGAGGTCTTGCCCGACACCGCCGTACTCGCGGTGCTGCACGGCGATACCGTGCCGACCGACCCGGATGGGAACCCGTTCTACAGCGCGGTTCTCGACATCCGGAACGGCCTCGGGCACCTCTTTCCGGTGCAGCCGCAGCCGATGGTCGCACGCCACGCGGCAGAGTGACGGCCCTCACACGGGGTCTGAAACATGGACATCAAGCGCAAGGTCGGCCGGCTGATGGCCGACATGACGCTCGCCGAGAAGATCGGTCAACTGAACCTCCTGGCCGCGGGCGAAGGGCTTGTGACCGGGGCCGCCCAGCACACGCCGCTGGCCCAGCGGCTGGATGCGGGGCAGGTGGGCGCGATATTCGGCACGAAATCGCTGGCCTCTGCGCGGGCCATGCAGGAACGCGCGCTGGAAGGATCGCGGCTGAAGATCCCGCTGTTCTTCGCCGAAGACGTGATCCACGGGCATCGCACCGTCTTTCCGCTGCCGGTGGCCCTGGCCTGCAGCTGGGACCTGGACCTGATCGAGGAAACATCGGCCTTTGCCGCCGCCGAGGCATCGTCGGAAGGGCTGCACCAGGTCTATGCGCCGATGATCGACATCTCGCGCGATCCGCGCTGGGGCAGGGTGGCTGAAAGCCCGGGCGAAGATCCGCTTCTGGCCTCGCGCATCGCCGCCGCCGCCACGCGCGGGTTCCAGGGCGCCGGGATCGACACCAACGGGCGCGTCGCGGCCTGCCTGAAGCACTTCGTGGCGTACGGGGCGACCGAAAGCGGGCGGGATTACGATAACGCCAGCCTTGCCTGGGAAGACCTGCTGGGCATCTACCTGCCGCCGTTCACCGCTGGCATCGCCGAAGGCGCGGCCAGCGTGATGGCGTCCTTCAACGCGGTGAACAAGCTGGCGATGCACGCCCATGAACCGCTGATCGAAGGCTGGCTGCGTGGTACAAGCGGCTTCGACGGGCTGGTGGTGTCGGATTACACCGGGGTGATGGAACTGACGGGCCACGGGCTGGGGCCATCCCCCGTCGTGGTCGCGCGGGCGCTGCACGCCGGGGTCGACATGGACATGGTGGGCGAGGATTACCTCAAGGAACTGCCGGCGCTGGCGGCCAGGGGCGTCGACATGCCCGATGCCGGGGTGGCGTTCAGCTCGGACGAGATCCGCGCGCTGATCGACCGGTCCTGCGAACGGGTCCTGACCTTCAAGGCGCGGCTTGGCCTGCTGGACGATCCGTTCCGTGGCATGGCCGACACCACCGCGCCCAGCCGTCATGACGGGCGCAAGCTGGCGCGGCGCGCGGCGGCGCGCTCGGCGGTACTGTTGAAGAACCGTGGCGTTCTGCCCCTGGCCGAGGACACCGCCGTCGCGCTGATCGGCCCCTTCGCCAAGGACCGGCGCAACATGCTGGGCACCTGGGCGGTGTCGGGCAATTCCAACGACGTGGTCAGCCTGGATGCCGCCGTCACCGCGTTGACCGGCACGGTGCCGCGCACCGCCTGGGGGGCCAATATCGTCGCCGAAAGCTGGCTGGAACAGCGGTTGAACGTGCACGGCGTGACCGTCGAAAGCGATCCCCGGACCGAAGCCGACCTGCTGCTGGAAGCGCTGGCCGAGGCGCGTCAGGCCGACGTTATCATCGCCACCGTCGGCGAGGCGAAGGAAGCGGCCGGGGAATCCTCGTCCCTGTTGTCCCCGGATATTCCGCAGGCGCAGCACCGCCTGATCGCTGCGCTGAAGGAAACCGGCAAGCCGCTGGTCGTCGTCGTCTTTGCCGGACGGCCGCTGGCCCTGGGCGATATCCCGGCACAGGCCGACGCGCTGATCTATGCCTGGCATGGCGGTGTGGCGGGGCCCGAAGGCGTGGCCGACGTGATCTTTGGTGCGGCGGAACCGTCGGCCCGGCTGTGCGTGACGCTGCCCGCCAGCCCGGGCGAGGTGCCGCTAAGCTATGCCGACGAACGCACCGGGCGCCCGTTCGAGGGGCATTTCATGAAGTTCCGCACCGGCTGGCTGGACATGCCCGACGGGATCGAACGGTTCCCCTTCGGCTTTGGCCTGGGCTACGGCGATGTCCGCTATGGCACGCCGTCGCTGTCTGCCGCCACCGCTGTGGCGGGGGAAAAGGTGATGCTGCGGCTGGATGTCGAAAACCGGGGCGACCGCGCGGCGGTCGAGACGGTGCAGCTGTATGCGTCGGACCCCGTGGCGCGGATCACCCGGCCGGGGCGGTTCATGATCGATTTCAAGCAGATCACCCTGAATCCGGGCGAGAAACGCGACGTCGTGTTCGAAGTCGAGGCCGGCCAGTTCGCCTATCCCGTCGCGCCGTCGCTGGAGGCGGCGGAATGGGTGCGCGACCCCGGCCTGATCCGCCTGCACGTCGGCCCCAACAGCCGCGATACTCACCCGGTGGAGCTGACATGGCTGACCTGATCCGCGGGCTGGATGACGCCGAATTGCGCGACCGCGTGGCCCAGGCCACGGCGGGCTATTTCCTGGACTGGAGCCACCCGGTCAGCGGCATGGCCCGCGAACGCAGTGCCGGGGACTTCGGTTATGACGTGACCGAAACCGTCTGCACCGGGGGCACCGGATTCGGGTTGCTGGCCCAGATCGTCGCCGCCGAACGGGGCTGGCGGCCCCGGCGCGACATCCTGGACCGGGTGGAACGGATTGTCGGGTTCCTGGAAGCCGCCGACCGGTTCGAC
Encoded here:
- the repB-Ib gene encoding Plasmid replication initiation protein RepB-Ib, encoding MDDIPRERLSGPLRRPAVKKHVAAIHVSGKLTLLQRKLSNVLLVNAYDTLTSQSRHQIDARTLCLMIGYNSNDMDTLKDSLRGLAETVAEWDMLDEKGQQEWGVSSLLSYAKLKGGVCEYAYSPALAEKLYDPKVFALINLNIQRRFTSGHALALYENCYRFVRTGSTGWWSLDLFRRLLGLDGSVYYESYKHLNAKVIKPAVSEVNKSSNILIEPETRKAGRTITDIRFRIRENPQLAILDMDDGEGARHGQVYARLRELGVSDRLARQWISSHGEAQVAARLDYVGGRKNVRSTVGYLKAALDGEYGGQDAPPAEPTSGRALRLARVNAAVKARTPTQRDADKRMFLSRIDDAARRLDFERFGWMSALNAAEIVAFWRAFQPELFEDLPEE
- the bglX gene encoding Periplasmic beta-glucosidase precursor, producing the protein MDIKRKVGRLMADMTLAEKIGQLNLLAAGEGLVTGAAQHTPLAQRLDAGQVGAIFGTKSLASARAMQERALEGSRLKIPLFFAEDVIHGHRTVFPLPVALACSWDLDLIEETSAFAAAEASSEGLHQVYAPMIDISRDPRWGRVAESPGEDPLLASRIAAAATRGFQGAGIDTNGRVAACLKHFVAYGATESGRDYDNASLAWEDLLGIYLPPFTAGIAEGAASVMASFNAVNKLAMHAHEPLIEGWLRGTSGFDGLVVSDYTGVMELTGHGLGPSPVVVARALHAGVDMDMVGEDYLKELPALAARGVDMPDAGVAFSSDEIRALIDRSCERVLTFKARLGLLDDPFRGMADTTAPSRHDGRKLARRAAARSAVLLKNRGVLPLAEDTAVALIGPFAKDRRNMLGTWAVSGNSNDVVSLDAAVTALTGTVPRTAWGANIVAESWLEQRLNVHGVTVESDPRTEADLLLEALAEARQADVIIATVGEAKEAAGESSSLLSPDIPQAQHRLIAALKETGKPLVVVVFAGRPLALGDIPAQADALIYAWHGGVAGPEGVADVIFGAAEPSARLCVTLPASPGEVPLSYADERTGRPFEGHFMKFRTGWLDMPDGIERFPFGFGLGYGDVRYGTPSLSAATAVAGEKVMLRLDVENRGDRAAVETVQLYASDPVARITRPGRFMIDFKQITLNPGEKRDVVFEVEAGQFAYPVAPSLEAAEWVRDPGLIRLHVGPNSRDTHPVELTWLT